Part of the Notamacropus eugenii isolate mMacEug1 chromosome 5, mMacEug1.pri_v2, whole genome shotgun sequence genome is shown below.
aaaattacttgttactataaaatgactattttatttctttgacttttttctttcccacAGTTGCCTAGAAATGGCCTCAGAAAATCAGTCCTCCGTAACAGAGTTTTACCTTGAAGGATTAACCAATGAACCAAGCCTtcagtttccccttttccttctattcCTGTGGGTGTATGTGATCACTATGTTGGGGAACCTGGGCATGATCTTCTTAATTGCTGTTAGTTCTCAGCTCAAATCCCCCATGTACTATTTCCTCAGTAACTTGTCTTTCATAGATATCTGTTACTCCTCTGTTGTTACCCCTAAACTTCTGGTGAATTTTGTAGAGGATCAAAACATTATCTCTTATGCTGGATGCATGACACAACtgttcttcttttgcttttttgctaTTGATGAATGCTACATGTTGACAGCCATGGCTTCTGATCGTTATGTTGCAATCTGTAACCCCCTACGCTATAATGTTGTCATGTCCCCAAAGGTCTGTTCCGTACTAGCAACAGCAGTGTATGTGATAGGGACTGTTGGTGCTCTTGCACACACAGGATGTATGGCCAGATTGTCTTTTTGTGGTCCTAATCTCATTAACCATTACCTCTGTGACATTCTTCCCCTCCTGAAGCTCTCCTGCTCCAGTACTTACATTAATGAGCTTTTAGTGGTATTTCTCCTTGGATTCAATGTGTTGGCAACCACTCTGGCCATCTTGATCTCTTATGCTTTCATCCTTTCTAATATCTTCTGTATTAACTCTGCTAAAGGCAGGTACAAAGCCTTCAGTACCTGTGGCTCCCACCTTGCTGCTGTGGCCATTTTTTATGGCTCCATtatgtttatgtattttaaaCCAGCATCCAGCAGTAGCATGACACAAGAGAAGGTAGCATCTGTCTTTTATACCACAGTGATTCCTATGCTGAATCCCCTCATCTACAGTCTAAGGAACAAGGATGTGAAGGAGGCATTGAGGAAAATCATAGGGAGGAGGATTTATTgcacaaaaatataattttaaaaatgaagacccTAGTAATATTTTACCTTTTTCTATCCTACATATTATAAGTGAATCTATTTTTCCATCATAAAAAGTCAGATCCATAGAAGCATAaagacagaatataaagaatcttagagatcatctgaccCAACCAGCTTCAGGGAACTACATAGCCAAACCATGTGATAAAGTCTCTCTTCGAGTGAAAGTTGTGGATGGGGATGAGCAGTGGATTCTGGCAGAGGTTTTCAGTTAAAATTATGCTACTAACAAATATGAGGTGGCATATTTGCCTTCTCATCGATGATGAAGGCAAAGAGAGACATACCTTGAGCCAAAGACGAATCATCCCACCACCCCAATGGAAGGACAACCCTGAGACAGACCCTGAAACTTGATTCCAAAATGATCAGCTTATCCTGGCATTGTACACCCAAGTGACTTGTTTCCACTTAGTTTTGATTCACATTCCCCCACAGTAGCCCCAGAAAGACTGCTCTGTCCTGTTTGAAGAAACCTTCTATGTAGATGGCTACTCTTCTCCTCTCAGTGTGACCCAAAGGTATGTTGTGGCTTGCAATTAACCCAAGAAAAAGTGAGGTTTGCTTCAGCTGAATCATGGACTTCTATTACCTTGCCTTTGTTTACCTGATTCTTCTGCCATTCTCTTGGAAGGGTAGGGGAAATTAATGTATCATTCTCTgcacacaaataaatatacagCCCTGTTCCCCCCCcacaatatctatctatctatctatctatctatctatctatctatctatctatctatctatctctatctatctatctgtacatAAAGTAAGCAGCTCCAAGGAGTTAAAGTGACTTAACAATGTCATATATCATGTTCTTTTTGATGAACAATTTAGTAATCTCAGACAGATCCCCTCATCTCACAATGTGGATTTTGTCtatttaattctgatttttaggtAGCTGGACAAGGGTTTCTTCCTATCTCTTAATTCTAGGCCTTAACCCTGAAGACATTCAAGGAAAGGAGTGGCAACATGACGAAGATGGTAGGATGCTAGAGTTTGAatcagtaagacttgagttcaaattgcttctctctgagcctgtttcctcataagtaaaatgagatagttgaaTTTGATGGTCTTTAATTCAACTTGTAAGTCTAACAATCTAGTTCTATGATAAGAAGAGAAGAGTATATTCTAGATCCACAAACAAGAATGAATTTAATTGAACCTTTCAACACTGAGTTCACTCTggcaaaaattaaaaagtgaatcaCATTGGTCTTTGACTCcttcctgatttttcttttcagggTTCTATTTTCCCTTCTTCATATCCCAACTACCTCTCTTGTTCTTCCTTTCCAAAAATATTTGCATGTTGACAGCGGAATATTGAAAtggggaaataataaaagaaagaaaggaagcacACAATCCATAAAGGTGTTAGTTATTTCAAGCAGTGAACAAAGTTGTGCtcagagaccttgacagtgtATTTCCTATCTGACCATCTACATTTACATAGCTGTTGAGTACTCTGGCTACTCGGGAGCCCAGCTCTGTCACCACCTTTTACAAGACGCCTTACCTGACTTCCTGGTCAATGGCAGCTTCTGCTTTGAGACTACCAAGAACTacattgtatgtattttgtatgtacatgttatcgttttaattaaaatataagctttttgagggcaggtactttttcacttttatatttttgtctctagcttttagcacagtgcttggcctaTGTTAAATGCTTGAACATTCTCAGTATTTGTTGGATTCCTTGAGGgatgccttttttctttgcattttaaagCTCCTTGTGACATggtcctgccaggcctagaggcctgagggctacccgagtcttcccttacctctaccggaggtcttcggttggccaaaccggatgctcgtatgagagaaaggacgttccagagtcgaacaagggttgagctttatttcagggtctagttacaagtgcaggggaattcttccttaggagggagcgaagaatctcccaaggaggcaaagatcttacaataagagattggaagtagaagtgtaagtggggagagagggggaggggagagaggagagaggaaaagcggagccttgttgtcctgtccgctccgcgcccctctgcccaagagagctttcaggctttcctgatcctacttaaactctccagcagcatagtttgcatctgaataccgtgctgttagataacaatagtgtgcccagatccgggacaatcttgagggcagggagagctctctcccatcacgtctctcacgggaagaggtggaaatacacgagatagttcggttcacctcgattcccagtcgtttcctggggggtctcgtgagaactctaagatttagaagttcccacctttacccgcccgagactgtccacatggaattgagcttccatccccagcatctccccctttttgttttgcgctGCGCGCACATgtctctagagcaaacagtggctggaggctgagtggattaggaaggcctttagcatatgagtaccccacaacaagacttcatttacacagaaatctgcagctagcacaactgacaaagaaaggcatcaaataaaacaaagatgaagctaaatggctgagttacaacaagagaaagggcaatcactaattccaaagcatattctaagagaagcagctagtgctggcgccttacacatcaccaccccctcagtcatgcaaatggatctcaatggccaagcctgaatggccaagcctgtggtattcaggcgaaaagttggtcatgtcccgaaaagttggtcacccctttccccccccaatgtcctgggtttgtgatatcaaagtcctccttcagccgctggaaagagatgcctagatggagtggtcagtaatgttgggatgagtgctgcttcctctctgggcagcagggttaaagctgtcatcagcagactcaggtggtgcatgatccttctccggggtctccgggctctccggggtctccacCTCCCGCGTCTCTGCCGTCTCCCACATCGGTttacacctacggatccttctaatgggaatccacgcatttccttttcctgtggagacacaaacataccctggaccccatattagtatcttatacggacctttccatttccctgaggccatatcctttaccatggcccatgtgtccttatttccagcctgggcattactttccttgcggggttgtcttggaatagtcacaaaatgtctcatagctggagtagtatgtgagttttttgagatatgcaaaaaattgtgtgtatacacagctgtatcaagctctgattgtgttaggcgacctcttaatctcccccttttttgtttagcgagaatcacctttaaggtgagattggccct
Proteins encoded:
- the LOC140507744 gene encoding olfactory receptor 8A1-like, which codes for MSQRKMASENQSSVTEFYLEGLTNEPSLQFPLFLLFLWVYVITMLGNLGMIFLIAVSSQLKSPMYYFLSNLSFIDICYSSVVTPKLLVNFVEDQNIISYAGCMTQLFFFCFFAIDECYMLTAMASDRYVAICNPLRYNVVMSPKVCSVLATAVYVIGTVGALAHTGCMARLSFCGPNLINHYLCDILPLLKLSCSSTYINELLVVFLLGFNVLATTLAILISYAFILSNIFCINSAKGRYKAFSTCGSHLAAVAIFYGSIMFMYFKPASSSSMTQEKVASVFYTTVIPMLNPLIYSLRNKDVKEALRKIIGRRIYCTKI